TTCATTTCTGGGGGAACATTCAAATGGCAGCCAGATTTATTAAAAAATGTGAGGAGTACAAAAAATGAGATATCTGTTTGTTATTGGTATTGCTTTCATACTTGATTTGATATTCGGAGATCCATACTGGCTACTTCATCCCGTGTGTATAATTGGAAAGGCAATCAGTGCTTTGGAGAAAATGTTAAGAAAAATCGTAAAAAACGAGCTTTTTGCAGGGACAGTTCTCGTGCTGGTTATATCGGGATTAGCTTTTTTTGTTCCATTTTTGATACTGTATCTGGCAAATACTTTGAATTACTATCTGGCTATGGGGATTGAAATTTACTTCTGCTACCAGATTTTTGCCGTAAAATCCCTGAAAAAAGAGAGTATGAAGGTTTATTACCCTCTCAAGGAAGGCAATTATCCGGAAGCTAGAAAATACTTATCCTACATTGTCGGAAGGGATACGCAGAATTTGGATGCTAAGGGTATCACAAAAGCCACAGTCGAAACGATAGCCGAGAACACCACTGACGGTGTCGTAGCTCCGCTTTTTTATATGGCAATAGGAGGCGCGCCCCTTGCATTTTTATACAAGGCGATTAACACAATGGACTCCATGATAGGCTACAGAAATGAAAAGTATGAAAAATTCGGAAAGGTTGCTGCAAGGCTTGATGACATTGCAAACTTCATACCGGCAAGGATAACTGCACTGCTTATGATTGCGGCAAGCGCATTGAACGGCCTGGACTATAAAAATGCTTTTAGAATGTTTCTAAGAGATAGGAAAAACCATAAAAGCCCAAATTCTGCACAAACCGAGTCGGTATGCGCCGGAGCTTTGAATGTACAGCTGGCGGGCAATGCCTATTATTTCGGACAGCTTGTCCATAAGCCGACTATTGGTGATAATAATCGGGAAATTGTAGCTCAGGATATAGTTCTCACAAACAAATTGATGTATACGACTTCTGTTTTAGCAGTGATTGCTGCCATGATTGTAAGGGGGTGTATCTGGTGGATGATATAGCAATGCACGGCGGCGATATCTATTCATATATGGAGATGAATGGAGCAAAACCGCTTGATTATTCGGCTAATATAAACCCTCTGGGTTTCCCTGACAATGTTAAAAAGGCGTTGGCTCAGAGTATTGAAAGCTATAGTGTCTATCCGGATACTAATTGCCGTAAGCTGAAGGAAGCTGTAAGTGCCTATGAAAAATTTGAAGCGGACTGCATACTGTTCGGAAACGGCGCGGCAGATATAATCTACAGAATATGCTATGCCTTAAGACCGAAGACTGCTCTCCTCACAGCGCCAACCTTTTCCGAATACGGACAGGCCCTTGAGAACACCGGCTGTAAAATCGAGTATTTTGGATTAAGCCCTGAATATGGCTTTACTGTGGGAACCGGCATATTGGAGCAAGTGTCAGGTAAGGATATTGTTTTCATTTGTAACCCAAACAACCCGACGGGAAATTTGGCAGACAGGAGCTTAATATACAAGCTTGCAGAAAAATGCCGAAAGGAAAACTGTATTTTGGTCATTGACGAATGCTTCATGGATTTTGTCGCTGAAAAGAAGAGCTATAGCTTTATAGAGTATCTTGAGGATTTTGACAATGTGATAATTGTAAAGGCTTTTACGAAAATATTCGCGATGGCGGGGCTCAGGCTCGGGTATTGCTTATGCAGCAATAAAGAAATACTGTTGAAGATTGAAAAAGCCGGGCAGCCGTGGAGCGTGTCGACACCTGCTCAAGTAGCAGGGATCGCCGCAATTGGAGATAAGGATTATCTAATAAGGACTGCCAGGATCATAGATGAAGAAAGAGGCTATTTGTCAAAAAACTTAAGCAGCTTTGGCTTCACGGTTTTTGAAAGCCATACTAACTTTATTTTATTTAAAGCAGAACAGACGGATTTGTATGACAGGCTTTATAAAAAGGGCGTACTGATAAGGAAATGCGCCAACTTCAAAGGACTTGACGATACATATTACAGAATAGCTGTCAGATGCCGTGAAGACAATGAAAAGCTGATTAATGCAATAAGCGAGGTAATAAAAAATGGCTAAGGCAATCATGATACAGGGGACAACTTCTAATGCAGGCAAAAGCCTTATAACTGCAGGACTTTGCAGGATTTTTTCACAGGACGGCTATAGGGTGGCGCCTTTCAAGTCACAGAATATGGCACTGAATTCCTATATAACTGAGGACGGGCTTGAAATGGGCAGAGCTCAGGTTGTACAGGCCGAAGCCGCATATAAGAAGCCGGATGTCAGGATGAATCCCATCCTCTTGAAGCCCACAAGCGACAAAGGTTCACAGGTCATTGTCAATGGCGAGGTTGTGGGCAATATGAAAGCTATGGATTACTATAAAAACAAAACAAGATATATACCGGAAATTATGAAAAGCTATAGCTCCCTTGCCGCTGAAAATGACATTATAGTGATTGAAGGTGCAGGGAGCCCGGCAGAAATAAACTTAAAAGAAAATGACATAGTCAATATGGGCATGGCAAAGATGGCAAATTCCCCTGTGCTGATTGTTGGAGATATTGACAGAGGCGGTGTGTTTGCTTCACTTTACGGAACTTACATGCTACTGAATGAAACTGAAAAGAAGTATATTAAAGGGAACATCATCAATAAGTTCAGAGGCGATATCAAGATCCTGGAGCCGGGGCTTAAAATGCTGGAAGACCTTATACCTGTTCCAACAGTCGGTGTAGTTCCATACATGACTATGAGAATAGATGATGAGGACAGCCTTTCTGAAGTATTTGAAAATAGCAGTGTGTTGGTGGACATTGATATTGCTGTCATAAAACTTCCCCGAATCTCAAATTTTACGGACTTTAATGCTTTTGAATTGATTTTGGGAGCCAAGGTTAGATATATTTCGAGTGCAAAGGAATTTAAGTGTCCGGATTTGCTGATTCTACCGGGAACAAAAAATACAATTGACGATTTAAAATGGATGAGAGAGTGCGGTATTGAGGCTGAAATATTAAAATATGCAAGCAGGGGGAATCCTGTATTCGGTATTTGCGGCGGATATCAGATGCTCTGCAAAAGCCTTAAGGACCCTTACAATGTGGAAGGCGGCGGCGAAATAAAGGGCTTGGGACTCATTGATGCCCATACCGTATTTGAAAAGGAAAAGACAAGAACCAGAGTAAGCGGCATTTTTAAATGCGCTGGTGGTATTTTTTCAGAGCTCAATGGAAAAAGCTTCGAGGGCTATGAAATACATATGGGTATAACAAAGGCTGAAGGCTTTTTGTCGATGCTGAAAAGCATGGACGGCGGTGAGAAAACCGACGGGCTTTGCCAGGGGAATGTTTATGGCAGCTATGTCCATGGAATTTTTGACAGCGAAGAGGTTTTAAAGACCATTATAAAAGCTTTGTACAACAAAAAAGGTCTTGAATACAATGAAACCTTAAGCTGTGACGTTAAAGCGCATAAAGAGCGGGAATATGACAAATTGGCAGATGAGCTCCGCAAATCTCTCGATATGAAGTATATTTATAAAATTATTGATGAAGGTGTTACTCTATGAACGGGTTGATTCATATTTATTGCGGCGACGGGAAAGGGAAAACGACAGCAGCGTTGGGACTTGCATTGCGTGCCTGCGGCAGCGGCTATAAGGTAATTCTGGCTCAGTTTTTAAAGTCATGGAATACAAGTGAATTGAACATTTTGGATAAAATGGAAAATGTATTAATTTTAAGAAGTAAAAAACCGGGCAAATTTACTTGGCAATTAAACGATGAGGAGAAAGCGGCACTTAAAATAGAAAATAACAGAATCTTTGAAAAAGCTATTGAAGTTATATCATGTGATAAAAAAATCCTTATCATATTCGACGAGCTTATTGGAGCAATAGAAAAAAACCTTATTGACAAAGAAGCAGTAGTGGACTTTCTGAAGACCAAGCCGCTCCATGCCGAAGTAGTTCTTACAGGGAGAAATCCTGATGGGGAATTGCTTGGTTTGGCCGATTATATCTCTGAAATTAAAAAAATCAGGCATCCATTTGATAGTGGTGTTAAAGCACGAGAGGGGATTGAATATTGATGAAATTGTATAGACCCGATGAAATTGAAAAGAGAAGCTTTGAAATAATAACTCAGGAAATTGGAGATATTGAACTGGACGCGAAGGTTGCGCCTATTGTTAAGAGAGTAATTCATACTACTGCGGATTTTGATTATCTTCATAATCTTTGCTTTTCCGAAAATGTAATAAATATTGCGCTTGAAGCCATTAAGAAAGGGGTTGACATTGTAACAGACACCAAAATGGCTTTATCCGGTATCAACAAGGCTGCTTTGGCAAAAGCCGGCGGCAAGGCATATTGCTATATGGCAGATGAAGATGTTGCAAGAAAGGCGAAAGAGCAAAATTCAACCCGTGCGAGTGTATCTATGGAAAAGGCGGCAGAATTGGACAAGCCTCTTATTTTTGCTATAGGCAATGCGCCCACAGCCCTTATCAAGCTGGATGAATTGATAAAAAGCAATAAAATAAAACCTGTTTTAATTATTGGTGTACCAGTAGGCTTTGTGAATGTCGTCGAGTCAAAGGAGCTTATTATGAAAAGCGGTGTTCCTTATATCGTTGCAAGAGGGCGAAAAGGCGGCAGTAATGTGGCGGCGGCAATTGTAAATGCTCTCTTGTATATGGCATATCCACGTGAAAGCTAAAGTGTTAGGAGGAACTATGCAATGAAATAGACAAAACAGCTATTATTGGTGCATCAAAAGAAAGAACTAATTAAAAATCTATTAGTAAATATTGACTTTCAATTTATGGCATAGTAAAATACCAAAAGATAATGTCACGTAGGCATTATTAGGGTACAAAAGAAAAATTTATTAT
The genomic region above belongs to Defluviitalea saccharophila and contains:
- a CDS encoding precorrin-8X methylmutase gives rise to the protein MKLYRPDEIEKRSFEIITQEIGDIELDAKVAPIVKRVIHTTADFDYLHNLCFSENVINIALEAIKKGVDIVTDTKMALSGINKAALAKAGGKAYCYMADEDVARKAKEQNSTRASVSMEKAAELDKPLIFAIGNAPTALIKLDELIKSNKIKPVLIIGVPVGFVNVVESKELIMKSGVPYIVARGRKGGSNVAAAIVNALLYMAYPRES
- the cobD gene encoding threonine-phosphate decarboxylase CobD, translating into MDDIAMHGGDIYSYMEMNGAKPLDYSANINPLGFPDNVKKALAQSIESYSVYPDTNCRKLKEAVSAYEKFEADCILFGNGAADIIYRICYALRPKTALLTAPTFSEYGQALENTGCKIEYFGLSPEYGFTVGTGILEQVSGKDIVFICNPNNPTGNLADRSLIYKLAEKCRKENCILVIDECFMDFVAEKKSYSFIEYLEDFDNVIIVKAFTKIFAMAGLRLGYCLCSNKEILLKIEKAGQPWSVSTPAQVAGIAAIGDKDYLIRTARIIDEERGYLSKNLSSFGFTVFESHTNFILFKAEQTDLYDRLYKKGVLIRKCANFKGLDDTYYRIAVRCREDNEKLINAISEVIKNG
- a CDS encoding cobyric acid synthase, with protein sequence MAKAIMIQGTTSNAGKSLITAGLCRIFSQDGYRVAPFKSQNMALNSYITEDGLEMGRAQVVQAEAAYKKPDVRMNPILLKPTSDKGSQVIVNGEVVGNMKAMDYYKNKTRYIPEIMKSYSSLAAENDIIVIEGAGSPAEINLKENDIVNMGMAKMANSPVLIVGDIDRGGVFASLYGTYMLLNETEKKYIKGNIINKFRGDIKILEPGLKMLEDLIPVPTVGVVPYMTMRIDDEDSLSEVFENSSVLVDIDIAVIKLPRISNFTDFNAFELILGAKVRYISSAKEFKCPDLLILPGTKNTIDDLKWMRECGIEAEILKYASRGNPVFGICGGYQMLCKSLKDPYNVEGGGEIKGLGLIDAHTVFEKEKTRTRVSGIFKCAGGIFSELNGKSFEGYEIHMGITKAEGFLSMLKSMDGGEKTDGLCQGNVYGSYVHGIFDSEEVLKTIIKALYNKKGLEYNETLSCDVKAHKEREYDKLADELRKSLDMKYIYKIIDEGVTL
- the cbiB gene encoding adenosylcobinamide-phosphate synthase CbiB, which codes for MRYLFVIGIAFILDLIFGDPYWLLHPVCIIGKAISALEKMLRKIVKNELFAGTVLVLVISGLAFFVPFLILYLANTLNYYLAMGIEIYFCYQIFAVKSLKKESMKVYYPLKEGNYPEARKYLSYIVGRDTQNLDAKGITKATVETIAENTTDGVVAPLFYMAIGGAPLAFLYKAINTMDSMIGYRNEKYEKFGKVAARLDDIANFIPARITALLMIAASALNGLDYKNAFRMFLRDRKNHKSPNSAQTESVCAGALNVQLAGNAYYFGQLVHKPTIGDNNREIVAQDIVLTNKLMYTTSVLAVIAAMIVRGCIWWMI
- a CDS encoding cob(I)yrinic acid a,c-diamide adenosyltransferase; protein product: MNGLIHIYCGDGKGKTTAALGLALRACGSGYKVILAQFLKSWNTSELNILDKMENVLILRSKKPGKFTWQLNDEEKAALKIENNRIFEKAIEVISCDKKILIIFDELIGAIEKNLIDKEAVVDFLKTKPLHAEVVLTGRNPDGELLGLADYISEIKKIRHPFDSGVKAREGIEY